One Clupea harengus chromosome 11, Ch_v2.0.2, whole genome shotgun sequence DNA window includes the following coding sequences:
- the lsr gene encoding lipolysis-stimulated lipoprotein receptor isoform X2 — translation MYCKIRPTAFLIFSVFFNSYTIAINVQCPVKRHVVMLFQPVTLQCQYQTSDTNPPLITWKYKSFCRDPIEMALSPSSSDNALAQSNPNYDPVTECPDNQRTVRIVASKRISVTLAAEYQGRKISIINNADLNIAQTAWGDSGVYLCTVASDQDLTGNGECYTELIVLDKLLVALVVIGFLLLLLLIGICWCQCCPHSCCCYVSCPCCPERCCCPRALYEAGKAIKSGVPSHYAPTLYAPSMYAQPIHGLGGASPAIPMLPMPPMHPATNYRDYDHASSVGQGSQVPLLQDNDGGGQTRSGYRIQANPDGNPTRVLYYMERELTNLEPGHPGDAAGKYNRLDGMSEVTSLHEMSEPRSHGHSRPPQLPTLYDDPDDRMSTISSVSQHQRPRRHNDSPMNHGARGRARSMDNLDVIYQHSNDDDYPQNYKSGARGGRRGSDDGWNRDTRDDYDHETDRHYHRRNHSPDSHGQNRGRGAGFQQRRSRSRDDLMAMDRNDRGNEYDDRLLREALAKKKLGSQDRLDHSGEKRPMNGHYGPPPLPVSPPSGYPEHFPSSLPYDQESTASSKKSNLRKNGAVSRESLVV, via the exons ATGTACTGTAAAATTAGGCCTACAGCGTTCCTTATTTTCTCAG tCTTCTTCAATAGCTATACCATCGCTATTAATGTCCAATGCCCAGTGAAGAGACATGTGGTCATGCTGTTCCAGCCTGTTACACTTCAGTGTCAATATCAGACCTCGGACACGAACCCCCCCCTGATCACGTGGAAGTACAAATCTTTCTGCCGGGACCCGATCGAGATGGCTCTGTCCCCCAGCAGTTCGGACAATGCTCTGGCTCAAAGCAATCCGAACTATGATCCCGTGACCGAGTGTCCTGACAACCAGCGGACGGTGCGCATCGTGGCCTCCAAACGGATCTCCGTCACACTCGCAGCCGAATATCAGGGCCGTAAGATCAGCATCATAAATA ATGCTGACCTAAATATTGCCCAGACTGCCTGGGGAGACAGCGGTGTTTACCTGTGCACCGTGGCTTCTGACCAGGATCTAACAGGAAATGGAGAGTGCTATACGGAACTCATTGTGCTTG ATAAGCTCCTGGTCGCTCTGGTGGTGATAGGCTTCCTGTTGTTACTGCTCCTGATTGGCATCTGCTGGTGCCAGTGTTGCCCGCACTCCTGCTGTTGCTATGTGAGCTGCCCCTGCTGTCCGGAGCGCTGTTGTTGCCCCAGGGCAT TGTACGAAGCAGGAAAAGCCATCAAATCAGGTGTCCCTAGTCATTACGCACCAACTCTGTATGCGCCCAGCATGTATGCCCAGCCTATCCATGGACTTGGAGGAGCCTCCCCTGCCATCCCAATGCTTCCCATGCCCCCCATGCACCCAGCAACCAACTACAGAGACTACGACCATGCCAGCTCAG TTGGGCAGGGTTCTCAAGTACCTTTGCTGCAGGATAATGATGGTGGTGGCCAAA CTCGCAGTGGCTATCGCATTCAGGCCAATCCAGATGGGAATCCCACACGTGTTCTGTAttacatggagagagagctgaccAATTTAGAGCCCGGCCACCCTGGAGATGCAGCAGGCAAATACAACCGCT TGGACGGTATGAGTGAGGTGACCTCCCTGCATGAGATGTCTGAACCCCGGTCACATGGGCACTCGAGGCCACCACAGCTGCCCACCTTGTATGACGACCCGGATGACCGAATGAGCACCATCAGCAGTGTGTCCCAGCACCAGCGTCCAAGGCGCCACAATGATTCCCCCATGAACCACGGCGCTAGAGGCCGGGCCCGCTCCATGGACAATCTAGATGTGATTTACCAGCACTCCAATGATGATGACTATCCACAAAACTATAAGTCTGGAGCCAGAGGTGGTCGAAGGGG TTCGGATGATGGATGGAATCGTGACACTCGTGATGACTACGATCATGAAACTGACCGTCACTACCACCGACGGAACCACTCCCCTGACAGTCATGGCCAAAACAGGGGACGTGGTGCCGGCTTCCAGCAACGTCGTAGCCGTAGTCGTGATGACCTGATGGCTATGGATAGGAATGACAGAGGCAATGAGTATGATGACCGGCTTCTGCGCGAGGCTCTGGCAAAGAAGAAACTGGGTAGCCAGGACCGTCTGGACCACAGCGGCGAGAAAAGACCAATGAATGGCCATTATGGACCCCCCCCACTGCCTGTATCCCCTCCTTCTGGTTACCCTGAGCACTTCCCATCGTCCCTGCCCTATGATCAAGAGAGCACAGCATCTTCCAAGAAGAGCAACTTGCGCAAG AATGGAGCAGTGAGTCGTGAGAGCTTGGTTGTGTGA
- the lsr gene encoding lipolysis-stimulated lipoprotein receptor isoform X1, giving the protein MYCKIRPTAFLIFSVFFNSYTIAINVQCPVKRHVVMLFQPVTLQCQYQTSDTNPPLITWKYKSFCRDPIEMALSPSSSDNALAQSNPNYDPVTECPDNQRTVRIVASKRISVTLAAEYQGRKISIINNADLNIAQTAWGDSGVYLCTVASDQDLTGNGECYTELIVLERKANTTDWLPGIDLLVMEDKLLVALVVIGFLLLLLLIGICWCQCCPHSCCCYVSCPCCPERCCCPRALYEAGKAIKSGVPSHYAPTLYAPSMYAQPIHGLGGASPAIPMLPMPPMHPATNYRDYDHASSVGQGSQVPLLQDNDGGGQTRSGYRIQANPDGNPTRVLYYMERELTNLEPGHPGDAAGKYNRLDGMSEVTSLHEMSEPRSHGHSRPPQLPTLYDDPDDRMSTISSVSQHQRPRRHNDSPMNHGARGRARSMDNLDVIYQHSNDDDYPQNYKSGARGGRRGSDDGWNRDTRDDYDHETDRHYHRRNHSPDSHGQNRGRGAGFQQRRSRSRDDLMAMDRNDRGNEYDDRLLREALAKKKLGSQDRLDHSGEKRPMNGHYGPPPLPVSPPSGYPEHFPSSLPYDQESTASSKKSNLRKNGAVSRESLVV; this is encoded by the exons ATGTACTGTAAAATTAGGCCTACAGCGTTCCTTATTTTCTCAG tCTTCTTCAATAGCTATACCATCGCTATTAATGTCCAATGCCCAGTGAAGAGACATGTGGTCATGCTGTTCCAGCCTGTTACACTTCAGTGTCAATATCAGACCTCGGACACGAACCCCCCCCTGATCACGTGGAAGTACAAATCTTTCTGCCGGGACCCGATCGAGATGGCTCTGTCCCCCAGCAGTTCGGACAATGCTCTGGCTCAAAGCAATCCGAACTATGATCCCGTGACCGAGTGTCCTGACAACCAGCGGACGGTGCGCATCGTGGCCTCCAAACGGATCTCCGTCACACTCGCAGCCGAATATCAGGGCCGTAAGATCAGCATCATAAATA ATGCTGACCTAAATATTGCCCAGACTGCCTGGGGAGACAGCGGTGTTTACCTGTGCACCGTGGCTTCTGACCAGGATCTAACAGGAAATGGAGAGTGCTATACGGAACTCATTGTGCTTG agagaaaggcaaatACTACAGACTGGCTGCCTGGCATTGACTTACTGGTCATGGAAG ATAAGCTCCTGGTCGCTCTGGTGGTGATAGGCTTCCTGTTGTTACTGCTCCTGATTGGCATCTGCTGGTGCCAGTGTTGCCCGCACTCCTGCTGTTGCTATGTGAGCTGCCCCTGCTGTCCGGAGCGCTGTTGTTGCCCCAGGGCAT TGTACGAAGCAGGAAAAGCCATCAAATCAGGTGTCCCTAGTCATTACGCACCAACTCTGTATGCGCCCAGCATGTATGCCCAGCCTATCCATGGACTTGGAGGAGCCTCCCCTGCCATCCCAATGCTTCCCATGCCCCCCATGCACCCAGCAACCAACTACAGAGACTACGACCATGCCAGCTCAG TTGGGCAGGGTTCTCAAGTACCTTTGCTGCAGGATAATGATGGTGGTGGCCAAA CTCGCAGTGGCTATCGCATTCAGGCCAATCCAGATGGGAATCCCACACGTGTTCTGTAttacatggagagagagctgaccAATTTAGAGCCCGGCCACCCTGGAGATGCAGCAGGCAAATACAACCGCT TGGACGGTATGAGTGAGGTGACCTCCCTGCATGAGATGTCTGAACCCCGGTCACATGGGCACTCGAGGCCACCACAGCTGCCCACCTTGTATGACGACCCGGATGACCGAATGAGCACCATCAGCAGTGTGTCCCAGCACCAGCGTCCAAGGCGCCACAATGATTCCCCCATGAACCACGGCGCTAGAGGCCGGGCCCGCTCCATGGACAATCTAGATGTGATTTACCAGCACTCCAATGATGATGACTATCCACAAAACTATAAGTCTGGAGCCAGAGGTGGTCGAAGGGG TTCGGATGATGGATGGAATCGTGACACTCGTGATGACTACGATCATGAAACTGACCGTCACTACCACCGACGGAACCACTCCCCTGACAGTCATGGCCAAAACAGGGGACGTGGTGCCGGCTTCCAGCAACGTCGTAGCCGTAGTCGTGATGACCTGATGGCTATGGATAGGAATGACAGAGGCAATGAGTATGATGACCGGCTTCTGCGCGAGGCTCTGGCAAAGAAGAAACTGGGTAGCCAGGACCGTCTGGACCACAGCGGCGAGAAAAGACCAATGAATGGCCATTATGGACCCCCCCCACTGCCTGTATCCCCTCCTTCTGGTTACCCTGAGCACTTCCCATCGTCCCTGCCCTATGATCAAGAGAGCACAGCATCTTCCAAGAAGAGCAACTTGCGCAAG AATGGAGCAGTGAGTCGTGAGAGCTTGGTTGTGTGA
- the vwde gene encoding von Willebrand factor D and EGF domain-containing protein has product MGGFAGSTAAFLRLSLVLTCGALLAEVCSAQADTPRGVAVPFIFDHKATCDPPCRHAGICIRNNTCFCSKGYEGALCQYASCHPKCKNGGECLRPGKCRCPQGFGGKYCHKVLCEGGCWNGGECIAVNGVTKCLCPSSWTGVRCHEAICPQGCRNGGNCVAPGICSCPDGWVGGACHMAVCREPCLNGGKCVSPEACRCRAPYSGPQCTEKKKVF; this is encoded by the exons ATGGGGGGTTTTGCCGGCTCCACTGCTGCCTTTCTGAGGTTGTCCCTGGTCTTGACCTGCGGGGCACTGCTGGCGGAGGTCTGCTCAGCACAAGCTGACACTCCACGGGGTGTTGCCGTGCCCTTCATTTTTGACCATAAAGCTACCTGTGACCCACCATGCAGGCATGCAGGCATCTGCATTCGGAACAACACCTGCTTCTGCTCCAAAGGATATGAAGGAGCGCTCTGCCAATATG CAAGTTGTCATCCAAAGTGTAAAAATGGGGGAGAATGTCTTCGTCCAGGGAAATGCCGATGTCCTCAAGGCTTTGGAGGGAAATACTGTCACAAGG TGTTGTGTGAGGGAGGCTGCTGGAACGGTGGCGAGTGCATTGCAGTGAACGGCGTTACAAAATGCCTGTGTCCCTCAAGCTGGACTGGTGTCAGATGCCATGAAG CAATCTGTCCGCAGGGCTGTAGAAACGGGGGCAACTGTGTAGCTCCAGGAATCTGCAGCTGCCCAGATGGCTGGGTGGGAGGGGCCTGCCACATGG CTGTATGCAGAGAGCCATGCCTCAATGGAGGGAAGTGTGTTTCTCCAGAAGCGTGCCGCTGCCGTGCTCCGTATTCTGGGCCACAGTgtacagagaagaagaaggtgtTTTAA